DNA sequence from the Candidatus Fermentibacter sp. genome:
GGCCTGGACTACCGGGACTTCGTGGACACCGATCCGTCATACCTGAGACCCACCGAGGTGGACGCCCTGCGCGGCGACCCCTCCAAGGCGGAGAGGGTCCTGGGATGGAAGCCCGCCACGACATTCGAGGATCTGGTGAACGAGATGGTGGACCACGAGGTCGGGAGCCTGGAAGCGGGGAGCGCGGCGAGGTGAGGATCGCAACCATAGAGGCCTGGAGCGGTGCAGCCGGGGACATGTTCCTCGGAGCGCTGGCAGGGGCCGGCCTGGACATGGCGAGGCTCGAGGCCGGGGTCAGGAAGGTCGTGCCCGAAGGCTGGGCCATGTCCGTGTCCGAGGTCAGGAGGGCCGGACAGGCCGGCACGCGGGTCTCGATCGGGACCGGCGCTCCGGCAGGCGGTCCCGGCGGGCACAGGCACCTCGCCGAGATACTGGGCATGATCGACAGGGCGGGGCTCTCCGCCCACGCCTCGACCCTCTGCAGAGATGCTTTCGAGACCCTCGCGGCAGCCGAAGCGAAGGTGCACGGCTGCGCCGTTGCGGACGTGCATTTCCACGAACTCGGCGCGATCGACTCGATCGTGGACATCGCGGGCACGATGATCGGCTACGACATGCTGGGCATCACGGAGACCTGGTGCCCCGGGGTCTGCACGGGCTGGGGAACGGTCAACTGCGCCCACGGCGAACTGCCCGTGCCCGCTCCGGTGACGTCCGTCCTCCTCGAGGGGATACCGGTCGTCTCGGGTGCAGTGAAGGCCGAGATGACCACTCCGACGGGCGCCGTCCTGCTCGCCACGCTGGTCGACCACTGGACCCCGCCTCCGCCGGCCATCTGGGACCGCACGGGCCTGGGTGCCGGTGCGTCGGACCACCCGTCCCCCAACCTGCTCAGGATAAGGCTCGGGACGCCCGGTGTGCCCTGCTGCCCGCGCATGGACGAGGCCGTGGAGCTCGTCACCCTCCTCGACGACATGGACCCGAGGCTGTTCCCGAGGCTCCAGGAGGCGGTCATGGCCGCAGGTGCGGTCGACTGCTACGCGGCGCACTGCACCGGCCGCAAGGGAAGGCCTGCCGTCGAGATCACCGTGGTGTGCAGGGCCGAAGCCCTCGAGTCGTCCATCGACGCTCTCC
Encoded proteins:
- the larC gene encoding nickel pincer cofactor biosynthesis protein LarC → MRIATIEAWSGAAGDMFLGALAGAGLDMARLEAGVRKVVPEGWAMSVSEVRRAGQAGTRVSIGTGAPAGGPGGHRHLAEILGMIDRAGLSAHASTLCRDAFETLAAAEAKVHGCAVADVHFHELGAIDSIVDIAGTMIGYDMLGITETWCPGVCTGWGTVNCAHGELPVPAPVTSVLLEGIPVVSGAVKAEMTTPTGAVLLATLVDHWTPPPPAIWDRTGLGAGASDHPSPNLLRIRLGTPGVPCCPRMDEAVELVTLLDDMDPRLFPRLQEAVMAAGAVDCYAAHCTGRKGRPAVEITVVCRAEALESSIDALLRNSTTLGVRIRSAGFRTLDRSFIEVSTPWGTARLRAGVAGRRYVNVNPDFSDCEDLARRAGLPVRVVLDRLKTMASELEGREGGGDAGDP